AAGTGCATCATTAAACCGCAAAAAACAATCTTCATAACCGCTGAATAGAATTCAATACGGAGATCAGTATGACTTCTACCCTTGAAAGCAGAGAACTCAAGCAGGAACAACTCCGATGGACCCTTGTTCCCGAAGAGCTACCCTTCAACTCGACAAAAGACCTTGAAGTAGACGAAGAGATCATCGGACAAAGCCGTGGCGTCGAAGCTTTTAAATTCGGAATGGGCATGCCCCTGAAAGGATATAATATTTTTGTAACCGGCCCGGCAGGAACCGGTAAACAGGCAACTGTCAAAAAACTTCTCAAGGACTTATCTAAATCAGATAAAAGCCCGGATGACCTTCTCTACGTAAATAATTTTAAAGCAACTGAATCGCCTATCCTTATCCGCATGGCAGCAGGCGAAGGTTCTGTTTTTAAAAAAGATATCCACGACTTTTTAGAAAATATCAAACGTGAAGTTCCTCAATTATTTGAAAGTCAGGAATACATCGCACGTAAAAATGAAATTATCGAGCTGCATGAAAAGCAGACCAGAGAATTCTTTCAAGGAATCGAAGATAAAGTGAAAGATTCCGGACTGGTCATTGTAAACATGCAAATGGGCCCCTTTCAACGCCCGGACGTAGTGCCGTTAGTTGACGGGGAACCGATGCGGATGATTCAGCTGGAAGAAAAGGTTGAAAAAGGGCGTTTTCCGCGTGAAGAATTTGACAGACTGAAAGAAAAACAAAAAGAGCTGAAAGATGATGTAGACAACATACTGCTACAAGTCCGCAAACTTCAAAAAGAGGTGAAAAAGAAAAGCGAAGAAGTAGACAAGATGATGTTCATGACTCTGGCTCAAGACCTGATCAGCTCGCTACAAGAAAAATATCCTGACGAAAAAATATGTAAACATTTTGATGATATGCTTGAGCATATGAGCGACGATCTTGAATCATTAAGAATGATCGGTAAAAAACCGCAACCGGGTGAAGGTGGAATGATGTTTATGCCGCCACAGGCAGAAGCTATTCTTCATCCTTATCAGGTAAATTTACTAGTGGACAACTCTGAACAAACCAGTCCTCCCGTAATTTTTGAAACCTACCCTACTTATCGGAACCTGTTCGGATCAATTGAAAGAGTGATGGACCGACACGGTGGATGGCGCACTGACTTTACGAAAATTCAGGCGGGTTCATTTATTAAGGCGAACGGCGGCTATCTGGTCATCAACCTCATGGATTCCATTGTGGAACCGGGAGTATGGCCCACCCTAAAACGATCGCTTAAAACTGAAAAAATAGAAATTCAGACCTTTGACCCTTATTACTTCATATCTCCGTCAGGGCTGAAACCTGAACCGATTGAAATGGACGTTAAAGTTGTTGTTCTAGGCGAACCGCACCTTTACCAATTGCTTCGTCATTATGACCCCGATGTTTCAAAAATATTCAAAGTAAGAGCAGATTTTGAAACATCTATGGACCTTGATAATGACGCGGTTACCGCTGTTTCAAGCTTCGTAAGCAATATGGTTAAAAAAGATAAACTGATGGATTTTGACCGCTCAGGTGTGGCCGCCATTATCGAACAATCAGTGCGAATGTCGGGACGGCAAGAAAAAATATCAACATCGTTTCCTTTGCTGGCAGACCTTATGGGAGAAGCAAACTACTTTGCAGGACGCAACGGATCAACATTCGTAACCTCTGACCATGTAGATAAAGCTATCAATGCCCACAGAAAACGCTCCAACCAAATGGAAGAGCGGCTTCAGGAAATGATCGACCGCGGTAGTATTTATGTTGATACCGACGGCGCAAAAGTCGGTCAGGTTAATGGACTGGCTGTATATTCACTCGGCGATTATTCCTTCGGAAAACCATCGCGAATCACAGCTGTGACCGCCATGGGTAAAGGAGGAATTATAAACATTGAGCGTGAGTCTGATATGTCCGGCCCCACTCATAACAAAGGAATATTCATTTTATCCGGCTTCTTAAGACAAAAATTCGCACAGGATAAACCTCTATCTCTCACCGCAAGTATCGCTTTTGAACAATCATATGGCGGAATTGACGGTGACTCAGCATCCTCAACCGAACTTTATGCCCTGCTCTCAAGTCTGGCAGATGTCCCCCTCCGTCAGGACATTGCTGTCACAGGTTCAGTTAATCAGAAAGGAGAAGTTCAGCCGATCGGCGGCGTGAACCAAAAAATTGAAGGGTTCTATCTGTGCTGCAAGCATGCAGGATTAACAGGCAAACAGGGAGTAATGATCCCCGAACCTAATGTTAAAGATCTTATGCTACGTAAAGACGTTGTCGAAGCCGTCAAAGAAGGCAAGTTCCACATCTGGTCGGTTGAAAACATCGCGCAGGGGGTTGAAATTCTGACTGGAATTCCAGCAGGAGAAAGCGATCCTGAAAATGGATATCCCGCTGATTCGATCTATGGCAAAGCTAACACCCGCTTGATTGATCTTGCCGAAGGACTAAAAAAATTCAACGCCCCAGATGATGAATCTAAAGAAAAGAAACTGTCTTCGGGTGGATGTTGTTCGGGATAAACCCGGCTCTTAAATTATATCTGATACAAATAAAGAGCCGCAGGTCAAATAAAGCCCTGCGGCTCTTTACCATACTGTCCTTCTAATCTATCTTGCCGATTCATCAGTAAAAAAAGGAATATAATATGCCAGATAAAACAGTTGGAATCGTTGCGGCTATGGAGCAGGAAGCAAAAGCTATTTGCCCTGTATCAGAAAAGAGTATGCTTGGAAGATTTGAACTGCTTTCAGGGATTTTACCGGGCGGAAATCTCTTTATGTGCATAATCTCAGGAATAGGAACTGAGCGGGCTGCGGAGGCGGCAAATCTACTTGCACAAAAAAAACCGAACCTGATACTCAGTGCCGGAGTTTCAGGAGGACTGGCTCGCGGAACATCTGCTGGAGATCTTTTAGCGGCTTCCACAATTCACTCAGAAATACCTGAGATTGAACCCTGGCATGAATCTGAACAGGATGCTGATACTCGTAAAGAACTCCTGCCGGCCTATAGACGAATTCCTTCCGGCCCCATGGTTACAGCCGCAGCTCCAGTGATGACACAACAAGAAAAGACTTCGCTCCACGACAAAACAGGAGCTCTTGCCGCAGATATGGAAAGCATTGCCGTGGCACAAGTTGCCGCAAAAGAAGGAATACCCTTCGCCTGTATTCGCGCTGTCAGTGACGCATCAACCAGAGCAATTCCAGCCGAATCTTTAAACGGAGTTACAGCCGACGGCAAAACACAACTGACTCCGATTTTAAAAGCAATTGCAAACCGCCCTTCCCTGATCCTTGAACTGATACCGATGGGAATGGATTATTCCAAGGCTCTTAAAAGCCTCGGTAAAATTTTTGTGTGAAAAAGAAGAAGAGCCTCCGGCGGCTTGAACCTTTTTGGGAAAAGTGTTCAAGACTCCCAAAACTTTTTAATAGGTTAGAAAGTCTAATAAAAAGAAACCTGTAATTACTACTTCAAATAAAAAATCCTCTCAAGCTTAGCTCCAGAGGATTTTTTTAATTAAAGTTAGCCCTTTGGCCGTCGGAGACAATTTAATCTAAATTTAAGCCCCTAAGAGCAAGCATTGCTCCTTTAATAGGACGCTTTACTGAATCGGCAACAGAGGTTGGTTCAAATCCGCAATGCACCATGCAGTTTGCACAGCGAGGATCGTTACCCACTCCGTATTTATCCCAATCAGTCTGTTCCATAAGTTCCTTGTAAGTTGGAACAAATCCGTCTTCAAGCAGATAGCAGGGACGCTGCCAACCATGCACGGAACGACAAGGATTTCCCCAAGGGGAACAGGAATAATCCTGATTTCCGGCGAGGAAATCGAGATAAAAGCTGCTGTGGCTGAAATCCCATTTTTTCCCTTTGCCGAGTCTAAAAATTTCGCGAAAAAGTTTTTTGCTCTGGTCACGAGTAAGGAAACTGTCCTGATCGGCTGCGGCTTCATAGCTGAACGCGGCTGAAAGAGTCATTCCATCAACACCAAGTCCGGTGAGGAAATCAAAGAACGCAGCTGCATTTTCAGGGGTCTGCCCACCGAAAAGAGTGGTATTCGTATTAACTCTGAACCCTTTGGATTTAAGCAATTTAATTGATCTGATTGCGGACTGGAATACGCCCTGCTTGCAGACAATATTATCATGCACTTCTTCCAAACCATCGAGGTGGATATTGAAAGTAAGATATGGACTAGGCTTAAACTGATTGATGCGTTCAGGAATAAGAATTCCGTTGGTGCAAAGATATACAAACTTTTTACGCCTGACTAATTCTTTGACAATAGCAGGAATTTCAGGATGCAGAAGAGGTTCGCCACCAGGGATTGAAACAATCGGTGCGCCGCATTCTTCAACTGCAGCTATACACTCGTCAAAAGACAAACGCTGGTTTAAAACTGATGCAGGCTGATTAATTTTTCCGCATCCTTTGCAACGCAAGTTGCACTGGAACAAAGGCTCCAGCATAAGAACCAACGGATAATGTTTATTCCCCTTAAGTGTCTGTGAAAGAATATATTTCCCAAGTCGAGCTATCTGTATTGCAGGAATTGCCAAAGTCCTATCCTCTTTGCCGCCCTAAAAACGGCGGGTTTATTATTTTTTAGCAGCAGGTGCTTTTTGACATGCGCCTACTAACTTCTCATATGTATCTGTTTTTAATGATTTCTTATCAAAACCTTTACTCTTTAAAGCCTGTGAAAAATGAGCACACGCTTTAGCTTTTTCACCATCTTCAAGCAAAGCAGCGCCGTATCCAAGGTGATTCAAATAAAAGTCAGGACTAATTTTTACAGCTTTCTCAAAATGAACTAAAGACTTACCGATATTTCCTACACTTAGTGGAGGAGAAGGAGCTTCTAAATAAAGCTCACCCAGCATACGGTCAGGTCCACCGAAATCAACTTCGGGAGAAAGCTTTTCAGCCAACAGTGCTTCTTGCTCCAAGACAGGCACAAGGTCAAGCCCACGCAAGGGCGAAAGTTGCGCCTCTTTACCAGCTAAAAACGCAGAAATATAATGTCCCACTCCGCTTTTAGGATTTTTCTTAAGATATGTATCGATAACTTTTCGCCCGGCAATAGCATCATCAGTTTTAGTAACTGTTCCACTTTCAAGCAACCAAGCATAACAAATTGCAGATTCAAGATTATCCGCATCCTTACTGCTGGCAGCAAGTGATTCAGCTTGTTTTAGGGTGCATGATTTCCAAAGAGAAACATCTTTTGTTTTATACTCAATCGTTGGGACTGTGGCAGTTGCACCGGTTTGAGCTGCACAACTGCAGATAAAACATCCTAAAATTGCGATCATCACGATGCGAAAGGATAAAATCATTTAAGCTCCTTATCAGCAGGTCCGAATCCGTTAGTCTGCAAAAGTTTCAGTAAACTTGCAGCCGCAGGATCGTCTTTCATATCAAGCAAAATCGCCTGAAGTCGAAAAGAATCATCAGTCACCTTGCCGAACCATACCACAGGACTGTTAGGAAGTTTCCCCGATTCGTAAACAACCTTCACACCGGAAAAACGATCCGTTCCGCTAAGCACCGAATACTGAACTGCGTTCAGACATACTCCGGCAGCCTTCCCTTTATTAACCCAGCGCAATTTACTGAGAGGCCTTGATGTCCCTTCAATTACGAGCTGATTTTCAACTTCATCTTTTTTAAAAAGGATTTTGCGGGATTCAGGAGTATAAAGCATAGAACCGAAAACAGTCCCTTTAATATCTTTCACAGAGTCCGGCCCGTCACACGGAGCCAGAATTCTCCAGACATCTTTATCAAGTCCCTGCGGCAAAGTGGATGCAATAGGGGTCATTATATATTTATCTGAGTAGCTAGTGAAAAACGTTAATCCACAAATACCCCATATCGGTTTATTCTCATCAAGATATTTAAGAGCAGGTTCCAATTCATTAAAATAAACACCGGTTGCAGGCTTACCAAGTTTTTCGGAAACATACTCTGCAAGTGAATCCATTACCGGCTGAGCATCTGCGGATGTTCCGGGCTGACCAGGCTCAATAATGACAAATTTAAATGATTCAGCCGCGCCAGCAGAAGAGACAGCACCCGCAACAGATAAAATCAAAATAAAAGTAATCGCTAATATTTTTCTTAACATTATAGATTTTTTCTCCCCTTAAACTGTTCGATCAGTCTGAAAACAGCAGGCAATATGACCATACATCCGACCATACAAGTTGCAGAGCCGACAACCATGATTCCGCCGAGGGAAGCAAGCCCTCTGTGATGAGCCAAAAGCAACCCGCCGAAACCAATCATTGTGGTACAAAAACTTAAGCCCACAGCAACAGGAGTACTCGTGTCGTAGAGTCGTTCACCTTTTGCAAGTTCTTTCCATCTGGCAAGAAAATGAACTCCGCCGTCTACTCCAATGGCGATAAGAACAGGGATCGCAAAGAAATTAGCTAAATTAAAACTTAATCCCGTCCCCCCCATCACTTCAAGTAACCAGAAAATACCTACAATCAAAGGAATAAGAGTAAGCAATACATAGCTTACACTGAATGAAGTAAAAAATAAAATTATTGATACCAATACAATTGTAAGCACGGCGGCTTCGGTGAATGTGTCACGCATAAGCAGTGAAGATTCAAGGACAACAACCGGAACGCCCGTAACTTCCGGATCAATTTTTCTAAGGTCCGCGACAAAAGATTTCAACAACTCAAAATCCCAGACATTGCCCACAGCAGCAATTTTAACCATAAAACTGCCGTCTCTACCTATATATAAAGAACGCAAATGTTCCGGCAGGTCGTCAGATTTTACAGAACGAACTTCTAAAATTTCTTTAATCCATTTGAATGAAGACGAAAGCTCACTTACCAAACGGGTCTGAATCGGCACAAGATTTTGAACAGCCGATGGATTTTTATCTATCAAAGCTATACAGGACGAAGCCTTATCCAAAAGATCTGAAACAAGCTGCAATTCTTCTTTCGCTCCGGCAGAAAACAACTTTTCCTCTATACCTTCGAGCGAATCCGTCAACTTTTCAAGTGAGCCTGAAACCTGATCAGACACAAGCGCCACAGGAGGTGCATTAAAATCCATGCCGTCTAAATACTTAGCTTCACCACGAAGAATCTGAGCCTTTTCCTTTTGACCTTCAGGCAAAAAATTCAAAATAGAATCAATCCTGCCCACCGAAGGAATATTTTTCAGTTGCTGCGTAAGAGCTGTAACGCTTTCTAGATCGGGCCTTGTCATAACCGCGAACCAAGTAGATTCGTCAGAGTCATTAATTAATTTATGTTCATACTCAACGGATTCAAGACCTTTTGCTTGAAGATCAAGCAGATTGTAATTAAATCCGGCATTCTTCAACCCCGGATAGGCAAGTGCCGACAATATCAAAGCGACAGCAAGAACTGATTTCGGGCGTGAAATAACCTTATCCATAAAGGGCATGGTCGCCATACGCGGATGAGATGAAGGGAAAAGATTACGTCTTCCGGCAATAAGCAAAAGTGATGGAAGAACCGTCAGCATGGAAATAAGACAGAAAATGATTCCGGTTCCACCAATAAGTCCAAGCTCGGCCAGCCCCACGAATTCCTGTCCTAACACGGCATAAAAAGCACATACGGAGGTTATTCCGCCAAGAAGAACACCCGGACCGGTATGCATCAATGATTCTTCAACCGCGTCTTCAGGCGAAAGGCCCGCAGCCGTACCCTCAACATATCGTAGAACAACATGAATACCGAAATCCACACCGATTCCGACGAGAACAAGCGCGAAAACAATAGATAAAAGATTAAGACTTCCCAGCGTTACCAGAGCAAATCCGAAAGTCCACGCCATGGCGCAAAAAAGGGAAAACATAACCAGCGCAGGCCTGAGCCAGCCATGAAGAACTATCATAAACAACAGCCCCACCAGCAGAACAGAGACAATTGAGGCAAGAGTCATATCGTCATTAGTGGTGATCATTTCATCAGCCGAAAGAACAGGCCGTCCGGTAAGTCCGGCGCTGACCTCTGGAAATTCTTCACGGGTCTGATTCAGAGAATCACGAACAACTTTAAGAGCCTGACCAATAACAGACATTGCCGCAAAATCTTTTTTAGGCAGAATACGCATGATCAGGAGTTTGCCGTTGCGGGTATAAAAATACTGCATTCCGGCTTTATCCAAATTCAACACAGGACCGGAATTTTCAGATAAAACAGTTCCCTTATTAAGGACACTTTCCATTTTTCCGACCAGCGAATCCAAAGCCCCCACCATGGGAATGAGCATTTCAGGATCAGCGGCTCCGCCCATATCTTTTTTACCGCTGAGCAGTTCCGCATTCATATCCAGAAACTTTGCCAGCCCCGGCCCATTGAACCATTCATTACCAAGCGGCCCTATATTGCGGGCAAGCTTAACAAAATCACGCAGTTCATCTTCCGAAGCAAACATCAATACGCCCGGCCCCATATCCCTTGCGGACATGGCATAATGAACTTCTCTAATTACATTAGGCTTTCCTTCAAGCTTCGATGCAAGAGATGAGGCAAAAAGAGCAGCCTGCTCCTTACCCTTATCTGTCCCGCCGGTCTCAATGACCACGAACATATATTCCTGATCGCCGAAATTCTTAATCTGCTCAAGATTTCGCTTCTGAAAAGGAAGGTCATGAGAAAGTAAATTATCCTGATCACTGTCCAGCTTAAGATACAAAGCGGAAGAAACTCCGCAAATAATAGCTAGAACAAGACCGCATATGACTATTGTTCCGGGGCAGGTGCGAACCATGCGCCAAATAACAAGAATCAAAAAATTCTGAATTTTTTTGAATATATCCACAGAAAATACGCCCGAAACTTTATAAAATATTCGGGTCTTTTCAATATGTTGAGAAGCGTCGGAAGCAGCTTTTAAACGAAGCTCAGACTACTAAGAAGTACGGGCTGTACGAATCCCCAGATCTTTAACGGTTTTCCAGCCTGAACCTGTGATTTTATGAGCTTCTTTCAGCACCGAGTCCATTGCTGCGAGAAACTTGTCTACGTCATCATCATTAATCATTAGCGGCGGAAGAATTTTAACAGTATCAAGACCGTGCCCGGCAACCTGACTTAAAATATCATGCTTCTCAAGCAACGGCATGGTTATCATCTGACAGAACAAATCATCATTCATTTTATGAAGCAGCTTCCAGCTTGCTTTAAGAGCCAAAGACTTTGGTTCGCCGAACTGCATCCCGATCATAAGTCCTTTTCCGCGAACTTCGGTCAACATTTCATACTTTTCAGCAAGTTCCCGCATTCCTTTAATAATACGCTCACCCAGTCTGTCAGCATTCTCTGAAAGTTTTTCCTGTTCAATTATTTCAATTGTTGCCAGTCCGGCTGCCATAGCAAGATCGTTCTGACCAAAAGTATTTGAATGAGCAAAACATCTTTCCATTGAATCAAAAATTTTAGCATGTATAGCACGGGTGGTAATAACAGCTCCAACAGGAATATAACCACCGGAAAGAGCTTTAGAAATTACCAATATATCAGGCTTAACACCCCAGTGGTCTACTGCGAACATTTTACCGGTTCGACCCATTCCGCACTGAACTTCGTCGGCAATCATCAAAGTGCCGTAACGATCACATAATTCACGCGCGCCTTGAAGATATCCATCTTCGGGCACAAAAACGCCCTTGCCCTGAACTGTTTCAAAGATAAAAGCACCGACATCACCACCGGAAAGAGCTTTCTCAAGAGCATCTAAATCATTAAAAGGAACTCCTGAACAGTCCGGCAGTAAAGGTTCATTTCTACCCCTGAACTCTTTATTACCATTCACAGAAAGCGCACCGAGAGTCAGTCCATGAAAAGCATGTTCACAATGAACGAGTTTATGGCGCCCTGTGGCCTGTCTCGCAAATTTAAGAGCTCCTTCAACCCCTTCCGTTCCGGAATTGGTAAAAAAGACAGCTTCAAGGTCGCCCGGAGCTAACTCAGCAAGCTTTTCAGCAAGCATTCCCGACAGCACTCCCAAATCCATTTGAACAAGACTGGCTGTTTTAGCATCAATAGTTTCATGCAGAACCTCAGCAACATGAGGGTGATTACGACCTATATTGTAAACTCCGAATCCCGCGAGAAAATCCAAAACTTTCTTTCCCTTTGCATCTGTCAGATACGCACCTTCGGCAGACACGTAATTCCGGTCATATCCAATTACTTCCAGAACCCTGACGAATTGAGGGTTAACATATTTACGATGAAGATCGTAAGACTCTGTAATTCTTGATTTATATTTACTAACAATATCAGAAATCATCGTTTTAAACTCCACTATAATTTTACTGTCATTTATTCTGTTTAAAGAGAATTATGGAAAATACTCTGCTTGCTCTCCGCGGTCAATGGCTTGCCACTAATTTTGATGCTTGACAACAAAGTTGCCAAAACCGCCTTTGACCTGTAGATTTATGCATATCATAACGACCTATAAAACAGGCTTAAATAAAAATCGCTGCCTGCAAAGGAGGCTACAAATAATGAGTAAAGTAGTAAGGGCTGAAACAGCCGGTTTTTGTATGGGAGTCGACCTTGCTCTCAACAAATTGGACTCACTAATTGAAAACAAGGACCGCGGATCTATCTATATTTTAGGACCGATCATTCACAACCCGCAGGTACTTGAAGAATATGAAAAAAAAGGCGTAATAACTGCCAATTCAGCTGACGAAATCCCCAGAGGATCTTTTGCTGTAATCAGAGCACACGGAGTTCCGCAAAACGTTGAAGAAGAACTTCGCGAAAGAGGCATAAACGTAATAGACGCAACATGCCCGAAAGTAAAAAAAGCACAGCTCCTTATTAAGCGTAACACTACTGACGGACGCATCCTCCTGCTTTACGGTGAAGACAGCCATCCTGAAGTTAAAGGACTTTTAAGCTATGCCCCCTCCGGCACGTGTCTCTTCGACAGCACAGAAGAGCTCAAATCTATCGAGTTGGATCCTTCAAAAAAATACTGTCTTGCAGCACAAACCACTCAAGACCGTATTATTTATGACGAAATAATTCAATACCTTGAAAGTAAAGGGCTTGATGTAATTGTGCTTAACTCCATATGTGACGCAACCCGCCAGCGGCAGGAAGAAGCTATAGCACTCTCCAGCAAAGTCGATCACATGATAGTTGTCGGCGGACGCATCAGCGGCAACACCCGCAGATTAGTTCAGGTTGTTGAAGCAACCGGAACAAAGTGTACTCATGTAGAAATAGCCGAAGAACTCCCCCTTAATGGGCTTAAAAATTTCAAAACAATAGGACTCACAGCCGGAGCTTCTACTCCCAAAAGGCTTGTCGACAGCATTCAGCAGATTCTTGAAGAGCTTTAATTAAGACCTATTTATTTCTACCTGTTAACAACAAAACAGCCCGCAATTTATATTAAAAATTGCGGGCTGTTTTAGTAACAATTTAAATTCAAACGGTTCTATACATCCCGCCCCTTATCAATCACTGCGGAATTCCATGTATAGTTTTTAAATCCCTGCTTAAAAAACAGGGAATATAAAACCGGACACAAAATCAGAGTCAGCACAGTAGCAAACATCAAACCGGACATAATGCAGTTTGCCATCGGCCGCCACATTTCGCCCCCTTGTAACGAGAGCGGAACCATTCCGATAATCGTAGTCGTCGCGGTCATAATAATCGGCCTTGCTCTTTCAAGGGAGGCAAGCACGATTGAATCAGCTAATTCAATACCCTTACCACGCTGCATTTCGATTCTATCTATCAACATAATCGCATTGTTAACAATAATTCCAAGCAGACTGATCATTCCCAGCATTGGCATAAATCCGAAAGGAGAATTAGTGAGAATCATCCCCGGCGTAATTCCGCACATCATGGGCGGCAACGTCAGAAGGATGATAAGCGGCCTTCTGAACGAGTTAAACTGAAAGATAAGGACAAGAACAAGCAGCCCCATTGCCAGAGGCATGTTGGCGTTAATTGATTCCTGACTCTCCTGACTCTTTTCAAACTCGCCGCCGTAACTGACCGAATATCCCATTGGCCATTCGGAAGATTTCATCATTTTTTCTATCTTCGGACGCACAGCATCAAGCGTTTGCAATGCGAAATATCCATCATACAGATCGGCCTTAACTGTCATTGTCCGAGTCTGATCTCTGCGGCGAATATCAGAAGGCTGCCAAACCAGTTCAGATGTGGCTATCTGACTGAGCGGTACACTTCTGCCGTCCTGATATGAATAGACATTTATACTTTCAAGCTTATCAAGTCTGTTACGAAAAGAATCTTCACTTCTAAGTACAATCGGAATATTAACATCACCCTCGCGATACGTAGAAGCCTGATAGCCGCTCATGCCTGATTGAAGGCTCATTGCGACATCAAAACTTGAAAGTCCTGCTTCACGCGCCTTATTCTGATCAACATCAACCACCATCTTTTTAGCCCACTGCCCCCAGTCATCCCAAATACGGGCAACTCCGGGAGTAGCTTCCAGCAAGAACTCAATCTTATCTCTTAATGCGTACAATGTTTTTTGATCTGGCCCGGAGATACGAATCTGAACAGGCGCTCCGACAGGTGGGCCGTTCATCAATTTTTTAAGGCTGAAATCTGCATCAGGGTAATTGCTTTTAAGTTCCGTGCGAGTTCTGGCTATAAGCTTATCCACATCTTCAATGGCTCTGGTGTTAACAATAAAAGTTGCCAGATTGTCATTGCGCTGTTCGAGGTTAAGCGGCAGATACCACCTTGGACCACCATGACCTATAAAGGTTCCGATACTATCCACCCCTTCATCTGCGAGCAGATACTTCTCAAGCTTTGCAACTTCCTCAGCTGTAGTGCTTATATCCGAACCGAAAGGCTGCCAGAAATCTATTGTAAACTGCGCTCTTTCATTAGGCGGAAAAAACATTTTCGGAACAAATTGAAATCCCCAGAAAGCAGCGATACATCCGACCAGCACCAGAGAAAGAAAAGCCGTGCGATGTTTTAGACAGAACAATAGTAAACTTCTGTAGACGTTATACATACGACCTGAAAATGTCTGAATTACTACTTTGGGCTTGAGTACATAAAAACAAAGCATGGGGATCATGGTCATGGATAAGGCCCATGAACATAACAGGGTCAATGTAACAACCACAAAAAGAGAAAAACAATATTCCCCAACCGTACTTTCAGCGAGCGGAATGGGAAGAAACGCAAAAATAGTAGTCAGAGAAGCGGCAAGAAGCGGCATCCAGAGTTCTGAAACAGCTCCGATAACAGCCTTCATTCGATCTTCGCCAGCCGCAAGCTTTACCAGAATAGCCTCTGAAACGACTACTCCGTTATCAACTAAAATCCCCAGTGATATTATCAAAGAAGCAATTGATATTCTTTGTAAAGCCACATCAAAAAACGGC
The nucleotide sequence above comes from Maridesulfovibrio ferrireducens. Encoded proteins:
- a CDS encoding aspartate aminotransferase family protein, translated to MISDIVSKYKSRITESYDLHRKYVNPQFVRVLEVIGYDRNYVSAEGAYLTDAKGKKVLDFLAGFGVYNIGRNHPHVAEVLHETIDAKTASLVQMDLGVLSGMLAEKLAELAPGDLEAVFFTNSGTEGVEGALKFARQATGRHKLVHCEHAFHGLTLGALSVNGNKEFRGRNEPLLPDCSGVPFNDLDALEKALSGGDVGAFIFETVQGKGVFVPEDGYLQGARELCDRYGTLMIADEVQCGMGRTGKMFAVDHWGVKPDILVISKALSGGYIPVGAVITTRAIHAKIFDSMERCFAHSNTFGQNDLAMAAGLATIEIIEQEKLSENADRLGERIIKGMRELAEKYEMLTEVRGKGLMIGMQFGEPKSLALKASWKLLHKMNDDLFCQMITMPLLEKHDILSQVAGHGLDTVKILPPLMINDDDVDKFLAAMDSVLKEAHKITGSGWKTVKDLGIRTARTS
- the ispH gene encoding 4-hydroxy-3-methylbut-2-enyl diphosphate reductase, with product MSKVVRAETAGFCMGVDLALNKLDSLIENKDRGSIYILGPIIHNPQVLEEYEKKGVITANSADEIPRGSFAVIRAHGVPQNVEEELRERGINVIDATCPKVKKAQLLIKRNTTDGRILLLYGEDSHPEVKGLLSYAPSGTCLFDSTEELKSIELDPSKKYCLAAQTTQDRIIYDEIIQYLESKGLDVIVLNSICDATRQRQEEAIALSSKVDHMIVVGGRISGNTRRLVQVVEATGTKCTHVEIAEELPLNGLKNFKTIGLTAGASTPKRLVDSIQQILEEL
- a CDS encoding MMPL family transporter: MDIFKKIQNFLILVIWRMVRTCPGTIVICGLVLAIICGVSSALYLKLDSDQDNLLSHDLPFQKRNLEQIKNFGDQEYMFVVIETGGTDKGKEQAALFASSLASKLEGKPNVIREVHYAMSARDMGPGVLMFASEDELRDFVKLARNIGPLGNEWFNGPGLAKFLDMNAELLSGKKDMGGAADPEMLIPMVGALDSLVGKMESVLNKGTVLSENSGPVLNLDKAGMQYFYTRNGKLLIMRILPKKDFAAMSVIGQALKVVRDSLNQTREEFPEVSAGLTGRPVLSADEMITTNDDMTLASIVSVLLVGLLFMIVLHGWLRPALVMFSLFCAMAWTFGFALVTLGSLNLLSIVFALVLVGIGVDFGIHVVLRYVEGTAAGLSPEDAVEESLMHTGPGVLLGGITSVCAFYAVLGQEFVGLAELGLIGGTGIIFCLISMLTVLPSLLLIAGRRNLFPSSHPRMATMPFMDKVISRPKSVLAVALILSALAYPGLKNAGFNYNLLDLQAKGLESVEYEHKLINDSDESTWFAVMTRPDLESVTALTQQLKNIPSVGRIDSILNFLPEGQKEKAQILRGEAKYLDGMDFNAPPVALVSDQVSGSLEKLTDSLEGIEEKLFSAGAKEELQLVSDLLDKASSCIALIDKNPSAVQNLVPIQTRLVSELSSSFKWIKEILEVRSVKSDDLPEHLRSLYIGRDGSFMVKIAAVGNVWDFELLKSFVADLRKIDPEVTGVPVVVLESSLLMRDTFTEAAVLTIVLVSIILFFTSFSVSYVLLTLIPLIVGIFWLLEVMGGTGLSFNLANFFAIPVLIAIGVDGGVHFLARWKELAKGERLYDTSTPVAVGLSFCTTMIGFGGLLLAHHRGLASLGGIMVVGSATCMVGCMVILPAVFRLIEQFKGRKNL